One Excalfactoria chinensis isolate bCotChi1 chromosome 13, bCotChi1.hap2, whole genome shotgun sequence genomic window, CTTATGTGAGTATCCCAGCCACAAGGTTACACTGAGGTTTCTAAGGCAACAGggtattgatttattttcttggtgGAAGTTTTATTCTAATATTAATAAAGGTTCCACAATATTGTCTAAAAAATTGCAAATCACACAGACTGACTTAAACCCATCTTAACAAAAGATTGCCCTGCTAGTTTTATTAGGTCAGGGCCTGCAGAGAAGGGCTTCAGTTTCCCAGGCAGCCTCTCTAAAggatacagaagaaaataaagccaaaattATTTTAGTGAATGAGATTTGTTTCTAGCTCCATTGTTCCTATGAGCAGCCAGCACtttgagaggaaagaaaactaaaacaaaagcaggaagcTGACTCTAATCAATAAGGAATAGATATCCTTCCCAGCTGTTTGTTGACAAGTTCCTCACCGTCTCCATTGTGTTCCTTCTCCAAAGCATCCAGTCTCTTGCTATCAGAACTACTCAATGGGACACTTCTTTTAGGGTTTTGAAAAGCAACCTTGTCATTCTTAGGTTGGAGAAGAGCCAAGAGATCCAAAAGGTAGACAGGATGTCATTAATTTCACTGTTTGCTGGTGTCAGTGCTCTTGCTGGACATTTACAGTGTCTACCAGGCTCACTCACTTACCACCCCTATAAAAGCTCTTTGGATCTTGTGCTCTGTGGAGTTTTGGCCTGCCTCATCCCTCCTGCAGTCCTTGGAGAGCAGTGGATCCCCAGCCATCGAGCATCATGTTTATACACTGTCTGAGGAGAATGCAAGGTTGTTGGGTGCCCTCCAAGTTGTGAGTGCAGCTGTGTTTATTAAATCAACACCTGTAAGCCAGGGACTTAGCATAGAAACTATGCAAAAACAGGCAGACAGCTCTTATGTGGGTAACTTCTCCCCAGGGCATACTTTATGCTGAAATTCATTagacaaatggaaaatataatGCTTAGAGTATCCTATTAGGGACAGCTGTGtgcacaaacaaaataataacaatgtAGGCGGCTGCATGTTTGTGTATGGGCACACATGTGCATGCACATATGGTTTACAGTCACTGTATGACAGTGTCTCCCAGTCTGACAACtcaaaactattttgttttattttttcttgtgcagGACATTTCAAGGCCCCGGCCACCCCAAAGAGCTTTGCCAGCCAATCCAGTCCCAAGCAGGTccagagcacagcctggggcCAGCCCTGCCATCCCATTGCCTCCTGCTCGGCCCAGGATCCCAGGACAAgtccagcctgcagcagaggtGGGCACTGATGGGGAGCAGTGAAGCTATTTGGGGAGCAGTGAAGCTATTTGGGGAGTAGTGAAGCTATTTGGGGAGTAATCCTGTGCAGCTGTGGTGGATGGCAATGGAAGGGCTGTTGGGTTGGTGGGCTTTGCTGCAGAGGGCTCTGTTTTCACCTGTTCTCTCTTTACTGTGTCAAACAGTACACTTGGTCCTAATTCTGCAGCAAAACTGACTAACCCTCAATGGaatcaggctgctcagtgcagctgctgtAAACAGCCATGCCATGTTCTGGAGCAACCAACTCACTTCTCCACGTCCCTGGGCACTTCCTTAGATTAAGTGTTTGTGTGAGTGGGGCAGAGAAAGTGACACAGAAAGGTGAGTGAAGAGCAGCAACCCAGGAAGGTCCAGACAAGGCTTGAGGACCCCAGAGAGGATCAGGAACCTTCTCCAACCTTTCTGATATGCTTTCCCTGTGGAACATTTCCCAAAATAAGGACAACAAATAAGCGACTTTGAGCAGCTGAGTTCAGCTCCCTGCAAACTGAACTCATTAGCAAAAAGTACCTCCACACACCACAGGTGTTGCCTGCAGCCTGGAACATACTTGAAGCTAGATGTATAAGTGCAAATCCTGCATGACCATCATCATGTTATGGGCAGATGGTAGCACTTTCCTCTGTGACCCTTCAGGGTGGAATGTGCAGTGAGTGAGAACAGCCTTCCCCTGGCCTGCTGTAGCATTAGAAAAGGTACTGAGCaggattttctctttcatctatgctcactcctttctctcttccctgtTTTCCATCTCATTCAGAACACTGGTGTTAGGACAGCTGGAGCAGCAAACACATTGAGAAGAGGACAGCCCAGTTCCAGTGCACACCCATGAGTTGTTCTATACCCTTCTGGCTCTGACCCTCATGAGGGACTGGATGGTCTTCGTCACTCAGAAAAACTTTCATCAGCCATGGGTTGTTTTCTCCTTAGCCTTATTTGTTTCCTATGTGACTCAagaggctgcaggcaggctTGGTAGGAGTGCACCCAGGAAGCAAGCCGGTACATACCACGCTGAAACCTCCTCTCTCTGCTAATAGCCTTTTCCTTCTAGGGACAATTTGTTTATGTGGTATTTATATATTATTGTGCAATATtcagtgcagggatggggaaatgtGGGCTTCATGTGTTTTTTTAGAAGTTATTTAAGTGTCTCCAGGCAGTGCAGGTGATGGCCTTGATAGGCTTTCATCAATGAACTAGCCCTATTGGCTTCCTCAGCCCatccaggcagctgcaggagcaatCAGTGGTGCTATAGAGAAACAGCTGTCTCTTGGGAGACCAGGAGGCAGCTGCTGATAATTTTCCTCAATCACAGTTTACAGCGGCCAGCAAGATGGGCCACAACAGAGAGCAAACCATGGAAATATTCCTGGTTAAAGTCACTCTGGATTTTGGTTAATTTTAATAGAACatgttaattattttctccATAAAACATTCTGCAGCAAGTGCTCTGCAACCTGTCAGGATCTACAGCACTACTTGTCTTTGTGCTGTAGATCCTGacagcatccccagcactgtCTGTGTGTTCTCACCTGTGTCACTGGGACACAGCCAAGGTACGACAGGGACACTGTCCCCCCAAGAAATGGAGCCAATGGCCAGAAGGAAACTTAGCAACAGCCAGTGCTGAAAACTCCTCCAAACCACATGGTACCATAGGAAATCAACAGGCACTTTTGTGTGCATCCCCTCAGGCTTTTGGTCTGTGTTGAACAGTAATTCAACACAAGCCGACTACTCCTCACACCAGTAAGAAACCTGTTCTAATGTTGACCAGGTGGtaatacagcagaaataataatgaCACACGGTGCTTTTGTAGGGCAGCTTTGCTTActccaggttttgtttttttccctcaaggACTTGGATGGAGGGAGCTGTCTGTGTGCACTTTAAGCAGCTGATTGATAGCTCTGACCCTCAGGACCCTCCCTTGtgaatttgttgcttttttttttctcctaatggTTTGACtttcttacatatatatatatatatacatatatatatatatatatatctttttacttaaaataagacttttttttttttttttttaatttttttaaataataattattatttcctttgattATTTCCTCCTGGGAGAACACAGGGAATTCTGGAGCTACGGTCACAATAACACTGTGTTGTGTCTGATATTTCATGGTCAGCTCCTCAAGCAGTGTAATTGGTGCTGCACGTGTGAAAAGAATTGTACCATTGGCTTAAAGAAAACCATTCTTGTTCTGCTGGTTGTGTTTTCCCTAAGTACTTCcatttaggaaaaacaaaaccaacagcagcCAAAGCCTGAGCGCTCATTAAGCTATACACAGCAGTGTAGCTATAGGATGATTGAAAACACATCAGTTTTTGCAACTTTACTACCTCTTTCTTCACAAGGAAGAAGTATACAGGGTCTGCCTTGAATTACTGGTTAATTATTCATTATCTTGATCATTTTGGTCCTTTTCTTACCTTCTGTAtgcctggaaaacaaaacaaactaaattACTCCTCTCTGAAATAAGGGATGGCGAGCGTAAGACATTGCCTTTCTAATGTCAATATATGCATATTCTTTTTCTATAGATGGGGTATTTTGCATATAAACAACCCTTCAAATGTGTTATTTTCCTGCTCACAGGACACCTGATTTGCAGTAACCTGGGTACATATGATTCTTTCTGTAGTACAGGTTCAAACACAAGAATTCTGTCTTATGTCTGCATAAGCAGCCCATGGTCTTTATCAAATGACCACcaaaaggaatgttttcagtGCACTTCATGTGGGTTCAAGCTTTACTAAATCTCCCCAGACCCACAGAGTTAATGGAAGTCCTAATGGAATCAATCCTTTGTTACTGGAATATCATAAAATCTCCATAAGGTATGTTTAAATCCTTCTAAATTTTCACGTGTATACAAGATGAGAGCATGATATTGGGAACTGCAGGAGGAGTAAAAGCTGCTAAAATatggtattttttaaaaggcaatttACTTGGAAGaacacatacaaaaatacatCTCACTTTCTTCTGTGTCCATGTACTAAAGGTTTACAGCATCTCTGTGCATCTATGCAAATACTTGAAGAATGCCACTCGTTGTGCCTTTTGCCTAGTTTTTAATAAATTGGCCAGGTTTGTCGTTAACAAATGTCCTGTCGCTGTGATATTTCACTACATCAGGTCAGTCTTTCTGAATGTGCCTTTTGTGCAGAGAGGGCAGGATTTCTGGAGGAATCAATGTAGTCTGAGGCTCGGGGAAGGATGAGACCTATTTGCAATCTATTTATTGAATGAAATGTGTAAAGCCTTATCCCAACTAGGATGGATGCCAAAATTAAAGCGAGTGAATTACTGGGATTATTTCCTGCAAAACCAAACGAGGGcgctcattttcttctgcaaaatcaGTAAAGTCATTAAAATCTTCCAGCTCCACCTTCAAGGGTTTTTAGAAAATGCCTTTATTTCCTGTtccacatttaaaaaacaaaacaaaacaaaaggtactgaaatgttattaaaataagaGACTGCATCATCTTCCCTGCCCCAACCTCAAGCCACGTTTATTCAATGATATCCCAACAATCTAAAACTGGGTTACGTTACGTTCCATGGTCCAGGGTAACCAAAGAGGTTACGTTCCATGGTCCAGGGTAAGTAACTTTGGACTGAGTAAGCTTTGCACAGCTGGGTCAGACTTTGCTGTGCCCATATGGGCTCCCATCCTTGTATCCCCACCCGTGATCCAAATACAAGGGAATTTTGAAGGTGAGCTGCGAGGTCACAATACCTgctaagaaaaacatctttaaaacaTTCACCTGCTTGGTCCTTCAGGCTGAGAGCATTTTTCATCAATCACCAAGAAGTGTTAGAGAAGTTGTTAGTTCTCCTGATGGGGGTTTACCCTGCTAAAGCTTTCCAGCCTGAGTAGGGGCTGCCCTTTGCTTGCTTGGGTGAGGTCTGGATCAGGCACAGTGGCTTCACTAACAACAACGCTGCAGCCTGGGTACTGCAGTTTCtaatggagagagaaaaaaaaagctgcacaaAACTAATTAACACGGATCTGCTGGGAAGCTCCTGTACCTCACAAACAAAAGTGTAAAATGATTTATCTGCCACAGTCCCATATAAACACTTTATGGCTCGGGTCCTGACACTTATTCCAAAATTGACTGTATTTTACCAATATTCTTCATCCAAACTTGGAGAACAACTAAACGTGGAGAAGCAGAATGTGAAGAGCAGGAGCACACCATTCAGTCCTCATTTTTTGTCTTCGTTTGAGATACTGTTGTGTATTTTAGAGTTCATGCAAGTGCCTAGAAAGGAAACATAAAACCAGTGATCAATGAATCAGTCAAggtttagaaataaaaacatcagtgatATCTCTACCCAGGAGAAGGAGTACAGAGTAAACACTAGCCCTGCCAACATTATGGCAAGGGGCATCAAAGGGGCTTTGTCCCAGGAGTATCTCATTTCAAGAGGATTTTCAGAGACATGATACATTAAAGCCCAGTGACAATTTGACACGCTCCTTGCTGCCACCCTATGCCAAAGATCCAGTGCAAGCCCAGTGAAAGACCTGACTTAACTCTGCCAAGATTTGAATAAGACACTGTTGGTTTaaattttttgtctttctttaacttGCTCAACAGCATTTGGAATTCTGGCAACAACCTACTCAGATTAGTTTTATGCCCCACCTACAAACCCTCAAACGTAACATGCTAAGTATAGATCATGAATACTTTGGGTTTATCCTCCGGAGCAATGCTGGAGTTGTCCACTTCTATCAGGATGTTCTTGTCATCTCGGGGGACCGGTGCCTCCTGTTCACTCTGGAGAACCTGTGGCAGATTCCCTAAATTGACATCCATGTCTTTGAAGGCGTGCAGTAAAAACACTCCCAAAATGATGGTGAGGAAGCCGCAAACTGTCCCAATGATGTCCACTACAGTCATAGCCACCCATTCTTTAAAGAGAATGATGGAAGTTGTGATGACGATGGTGGTGAACAGCACGTAGTAGATGGGAAACACCAAAGAGGTGTTAAAAATGTCTAGAGACTTATTGAGGTAGTTAATTTGTGTAGTGATGGATGCCACCAGCGTGATGACCAGGATCCatgtcagtgggtgctgcagcacaggctggCCAGCAAAGAAGCCCTTGATGGCAATACCCAGACCCTTGACTGAGGACACGGAGAAGGCCCCGATAACAGAGCAGATGGTGAGGTAGATGAGGATGTTGCTCCGGCCATAGCGAGGTGCAAAGTACaagatgaggaggaagcagacaGCCAAAAGAACTGCAGCATAAGCAAGAAAACCtggaaggggaaagaaacaaagaaacaattcaAACATAAGCTGGCACAGCGACCAGAGCAGTACAACCGCCCAACCCCAAGGGAGGAAACAAGACCTCCTGTGTACCTGGCTCTTTCAGCTTAAACAACATTTCATCCAGAGTGGTGACCTCCTCTTCCTCTGGGGCATGTATCACCATCACCGTGCTACCCACGAGGCTCAGCAAGCAGCCCAGCTTTCCCAACAGGTTGAGCCGCTCTCCCAGTAAGTATGAAGACAGGATGGCACTGCAcgagacagaaaaacaacagctgcTGGTACTTTAAATTCCTTTAAAGATGAAACAGCATCTAAAATGATGTATAACACATGATACCAGGACACCAATTTGGAATATCTTTGTAGGATTCCTGCATGTTATTACACATTCACGTTGCTTTTGCTGACAGCTGAACTTGCAGAGTTGCAGCCCTGAAAACCACAGCTCATGTATCAGCAGGGTCAAAACATGCTGAATGTGTCAGCATGTCCTGGGAGACATTTCCAAGGTTTTCTAATTCACATGTGAGCTGTTGGGCATTACGAAACCTTCAGTGCCCGAAGAATTGAATTCAAGGGCCATTGCAATAGAGAGGACAAAAATGCCAGCCCAACAACCAAACATAAAACTACTGCATTAGTTTTAACTTAATTATCAGAAATATGAAGCCCCAGAGGAATCTGAACATAATGGGGATGTAAAAATGGGGCTGTAAAAAAACATAAGAGTTGTTTTCCATGACACTGAAACAACCCAAGACAGCACAGCGATCTCCATTTGCTTATGCATTTCCTAGGAACAGGACTTCCATGGAACCTTCAGAGCCTGGAGCCTTTTTAGCACCCCTGGAAACAGTGCATGAGAACACCCTGAAAGCTCAGTAAACACAATGCAAACACAGAgataaagttaaaaaacaaatgtagtATTTCTGataattttaga contains:
- the NIPAL4 gene encoding magnesium transporter NIPA4, whose protein sequence is MMMEPLAANGSCSNGSLLSISCLSHQVVCQVVRSADLADPGHDNGTEDTSWITRLESNYGFYIGLGLAVFSSFLIGSSVILKKKGLLRLVEKGGTRAGDGGHGYLKDWLWWAGLLTMGGGEAANFAAYAFAPATIVTPLGALSVLISAILSSYLLGERLNLLGKLGCLLSLVGSTVMVIHAPEEEEVTTLDEMLFKLKEPGFLAYAAVLLAVCFLLILYFAPRYGRSNILIYLTICSVIGAFSVSSVKGLGIAIKGFFAGQPVLQHPLTWILVITLVASITTQINYLNKSLDIFNTSLVFPIYYVLFTTIVITTSIILFKEWVAMTVVDIIGTVCGFLTIILGVFLLHAFKDMDVNLGNLPQVLQSEQEAPVPRDDKNILIEVDNSSIAPEDKPKVFMIYT